The Pseudomonas wenzhouensis genome has a segment encoding these proteins:
- a CDS encoding WD40/YVTN/BNR-like repeat-containing protein, translating to MRRTQSGPASKLSRKPALRVHSPLAKALSLCSVLSVLAIAHLPAQADSSAAAEVSYSIESPRAVHSLMLDVVNTGERLVAVGDRGHILYSNDQGQSWQQAKVPTRQMLTSLFFVDAQHGWVVGHDAQILATTDGGLTWTKQYEDLELEAPLLDVWFKDLQTGYAVGAYGALLETTDGGENWEDISDRLDNEDAYHLNGIAAVKDSGLLIVGEMGVMFRSADWGQSWETIAEPPYEGSLFGVTGTDQSGVVLAYGLRGHLFRSDDFGDSWQQIQLDTANNGSLEFGLSGAVMLADGSIVVVGHGGTVLRSEDAGRSFSLFNRPDRQSLAAVAASDQGQLVLVGQGGVRLATPTGATPTAQ from the coding sequence ATGCGGCGCACCCAGTCCGGTCCAGCGTCCAAGTTGTCGCGCAAACCGGCGCTCCGTGTCCATTCGCCGCTGGCTAAAGCGCTCTCGCTATGCAGTGTGCTTTCCGTTCTGGCTATTGCCCATTTGCCTGCGCAGGCTGACAGTTCAGCTGCAGCAGAGGTCAGTTATTCAATTGAATCGCCTCGTGCGGTGCACAGTCTGATGCTCGATGTGGTCAACACCGGCGAGCGTCTGGTCGCCGTGGGCGACCGTGGTCACATTCTCTATTCCAACGATCAGGGACAAAGCTGGCAGCAGGCCAAGGTGCCTACGCGGCAGATGCTGACTTCGCTGTTCTTCGTCGATGCCCAGCATGGCTGGGTGGTGGGGCACGATGCACAGATTCTTGCCACCACTGATGGTGGCCTGACATGGACCAAGCAGTACGAAGATCTAGAACTCGAAGCGCCGCTGCTGGATGTCTGGTTCAAGGATCTGCAGACCGGTTACGCGGTAGGTGCCTACGGTGCACTGCTGGAAACCACCGATGGTGGCGAGAACTGGGAAGATATCAGTGACCGGCTCGATAACGAGGATGCCTACCACCTCAACGGTATTGCGGCCGTCAAGGACAGCGGCCTGTTAATCGTTGGCGAAATGGGCGTGATGTTCCGCTCGGCTGACTGGGGCCAGAGCTGGGAAACCATCGCCGAGCCTCCCTATGAGGGGTCGCTGTTCGGTGTGACCGGTACCGATCAGTCCGGCGTTGTGTTGGCCTATGGTTTGCGCGGTCACCTGTTCCGCTCCGACGATTTCGGTGATAGCTGGCAGCAAATCCAGCTCGATACGGCCAACAATGGCTCGCTCGAATTCGGTTTGTCCGGTGCAGTGATGCTGGCTGACGGCTCCATCGTGGTCGTGGGTCATGGTGGCACGGTTCTGAGAAGTGAGGACGCAGGGCGCAGTTTCAGCCTGTTCAATCGTCCGGATCGTCAGTCGCTGGCAGCGGTGGCTGCAAGTGACCAGGGCCAACTGGTACTGGTCGGGCAGGGTGGCGTTCGTCTGGCCACACCGACTGGCGCCACGCCGACCGCACAATAA
- a CDS encoding efflux RND transporter permease subunit has translation MTDHHQDKASFLERLIFNNRPAVILLCLLTTIFLLYQATQIRPSTSFEKMIPLSHPFIEKMMEHRNDLANLGNTVRISVEAKEGDIFSKEYMETLRQIHDEVFYINGVDRSNLKSLWSPSVRWTEVTEEGFAGGEVIPQSYDGSPQSLEELRNNILKSGQIGRLVANNFKSSIIDVPLLESYPDPNDQGSLIKLDYQKFSHELEEKIRDKYQLQDPNVQIHIVGFAKKVGDLIDGLIMVVGFFAIVLLITFVLLYWFSWCIRSTIGVLVTTLIAVVWQLGLMNLVGFGLDPYSMLVPFLIFAIGVSHGVQKINGIALQSSGAENSLMAARRTFRQLFLPGMIAILADAVGFIALLIIDIGVIHELAIGASIGVLVIVFTNLILLPVAISYLGISKKAIERSKKDEVTEKPMWRVLAKVAHPNIAPFMVVLGLLAGVSCFFYQKANLQIGDLDQGAPELRPDSRYNLDNDFIIQNYSTSSDVLVVMVKSAPEGCSTYEAMSAMDELMWKMENTAGVQSAISMVTVSKQLIKGMNEGNLKWETLSRNQDVLNNSIARADGLYNADCSLAPVLLFLEDHKAETLKRTVAAVQEFADEHNREGLEFLLAAGNAGIEAATNEVISSSELLMLTLVYLWVAIMCLITFRSIPAMICIVLPLILTSILGNALMAFLGIGMKVATLPVIALGVGIGVDYGIYIYSRLESFLRAGLPLQEAYYQTLKSTGKAVLFTGLCLAIGVATWMFSAIKFQADMGLMLTFMFIVNMFGAMLLLPALARFLIKPEKLVGKKGGSLLAH, from the coding sequence ATGACCGATCATCACCAGGACAAGGCGAGCTTTCTCGAGCGCCTGATCTTCAACAATCGGCCGGCGGTCATTCTGCTCTGCCTGCTGACCACCATCTTCCTGCTGTACCAGGCAACGCAGATTCGCCCCTCGACCAGCTTCGAGAAAATGATTCCGTTGTCGCACCCCTTCATCGAAAAAATGATGGAGCACCGCAATGACCTGGCCAACCTGGGCAACACCGTGCGCATCTCGGTGGAGGCCAAGGAAGGTGACATCTTCTCCAAGGAGTACATGGAAACGCTGCGGCAGATCCATGACGAGGTCTTCTACATCAACGGTGTGGACCGCTCTAACCTGAAGTCACTGTGGAGCCCCAGCGTACGCTGGACCGAAGTGACCGAGGAAGGTTTCGCCGGCGGCGAAGTGATTCCGCAAAGCTATGACGGTAGCCCGCAGAGCCTCGAAGAGCTGCGTAACAACATACTCAAGTCCGGGCAGATCGGCCGCCTGGTGGCCAATAACTTCAAATCCAGCATCATCGACGTGCCGCTGCTGGAGTCCTATCCGGATCCGAACGACCAGGGCAGCCTGATCAAGCTCGATTACCAGAAGTTTTCCCACGAGCTGGAAGAGAAGATTCGCGACAAGTACCAGTTGCAGGATCCCAATGTTCAGATCCACATCGTCGGTTTTGCCAAGAAGGTGGGTGACCTGATCGATGGCCTGATCATGGTGGTTGGCTTCTTCGCCATCGTCTTGCTGATCACTTTCGTGCTGCTGTACTGGTTCAGCTGGTGTATCCGCAGCACCATCGGCGTGCTGGTCACCACCCTGATCGCGGTGGTCTGGCAGTTGGGCCTGATGAACCTGGTCGGTTTCGGTCTCGATCCCTACTCGATGCTGGTGCCGTTCCTGATCTTCGCCATTGGTGTGTCCCACGGCGTGCAGAAGATCAACGGTATCGCTCTGCAATCCAGTGGCGCCGAGAACTCGCTGATGGCTGCGCGGCGCACCTTCCGCCAGTTGTTCCTGCCCGGCATGATCGCCATTCTGGCTGATGCCGTGGGCTTCATCGCGTTGTTGATCATCGATATCGGTGTGATTCATGAGCTGGCCATCGGTGCTTCGATCGGCGTATTGGTGATCGTGTTCACCAACCTGATTCTGTTGCCAGTGGCGATCTCCTATCTGGGCATCAGCAAGAAGGCGATCGAGCGCAGCAAGAAGGATGAAGTGACCGAGAAGCCGATGTGGCGAGTGCTGGCCAAGGTCGCTCACCCCAACATTGCACCGTTCATGGTGGTGCTGGGGCTGCTGGCCGGGGTTAGCTGCTTCTTCTATCAGAAGGCCAACCTGCAGATCGGTGACCTCGATCAGGGCGCGCCGGAGCTGCGACCCGATTCGCGCTACAACCTGGACAATGACTTCATCATCCAGAACTACTCGACCAGCTCCGACGTGCTGGTGGTGATGGTCAAGAGTGCGCCGGAAGGCTGCTCGACCTACGAAGCGATGTCCGCCATGGACGAGCTGATGTGGAAGATGGAGAACACTGCAGGTGTGCAGTCCGCCATTTCCATGGTCACGGTGTCCAAGCAACTGATCAAGGGCATGAACGAGGGCAACCTGAAATGGGAAACCCTGTCGCGTAACCAGGACGTACTGAACAACTCCATCGCCCGTGCCGATGGTCTGTACAACGCCGACTGCTCGCTGGCCCCGGTATTGCTGTTCCTCGAGGATCACAAGGCCGAGACGCTCAAGCGTACCGTTGCCGCCGTGCAGGAGTTTGCCGACGAGCATAATCGCGAAGGCCTGGAGTTCCTCCTGGCTGCCGGTAACGCCGGTATCGAGGCGGCCACCAATGAAGTCATTTCCAGCTCCGAGCTGCTGATGCTGACGCTGGTCTACCTGTGGGTAGCGATCATGTGTCTGATCACCTTCCGCTCGATCCCGGCGATGATCTGTATCGTGCTGCCGCTGATCCTCACCTCGATCCTCGGTAATGCGCTGATGGCTTTCCTCGGCATCGGCATGAAGGTCGCAACCCTGCCGGTGATCGCACTGGGCGTGGGTATCGGTGTGGACTACGGCATCTATATCTACAGCCGCCTGGAAAGCTTCCTGCGTGCCGGTCTGCCGCTGCAGGAGGCCTATTATCAGACGCTGAAATCCACCGGTAAGGCGGTATTGTTCACCGGTCTGTGCCTGGCCATCGGCGTAGCGACCTGGATGTTCTCGGCGATCAAGTTCCAGGCCGATATGGGGCTGATGCTGACCTTCATGTTCATCGTCAACATGTTCGGTGCCATGCTGCTGCTGCCGGCGCTGGCGCGCTTCCTGATCAAGCCCGAGAAGCTGGTGGGCAAGAAGGGTGGTTCGCTGCTGGCTCACTAA
- a CDS encoding IS1182 family transposase: protein MGYIQGEDRQQSSLFPPTLEELVPEDHLVRVIEAYVARLDLKVLGFSKAEPLKTGRPGYDPADLLKLYLYGYFQRIRSSRRLEAECQRNIEVMWLLGRLAPDFKTIADFRKDNSMAFQATCKAFVQFCRQASLISGELVAIDGSKFQAVASLRKHLSVEKLKRQQAKLEKHIAQYLAQLDEGDAQDAQETIDRAAVKQALRQLQDRHADNLTVKALMEAQGLEQFVEGEADAKKMRCSGKSPCVAYNVQSAVDAEHGLIVHHEVTSDCTDNQQLEPMAKATQAVLQQPELTVTADAGYSNGAQFQACEEAGITAFVPVNRAPNNQGGGTLFVRQDFTYDPATDSFQCPAGKTLSLKQLNRGTRLYAARAEDCGNCPLKAKCTQAQRRHISRHPNEEAFARMEKRLETHPEMMGRRRAIVEHPFGNLKQWILGNGRFLVRHFSGVRAEMAMAVQAYNLKRAISVLGARRMIELLT from the coding sequence ATGGGCTATATCCAAGGTGAAGATCGGCAACAAAGCAGCCTGTTTCCGCCGACATTGGAAGAGCTGGTTCCTGAGGATCATCTAGTTCGAGTCATCGAGGCCTATGTGGCTCGTCTGGATCTGAAGGTACTGGGGTTCAGCAAGGCTGAGCCGCTCAAGACTGGGCGCCCTGGCTACGATCCAGCTGATTTGCTCAAGCTATACCTATATGGCTACTTCCAGCGCATTCGCTCCTCTCGTCGATTGGAGGCGGAGTGCCAGCGCAATATCGAGGTGATGTGGTTGCTGGGTCGTCTGGCGCCGGACTTCAAGACCATCGCGGATTTTCGCAAAGACAACAGCATGGCCTTTCAGGCGACTTGCAAGGCTTTCGTCCAGTTCTGTCGCCAGGCGAGCTTGATCAGTGGGGAGCTGGTGGCCATCGATGGCAGCAAGTTCCAAGCGGTAGCTTCGCTGCGCAAGCACCTGAGCGTGGAGAAGCTCAAGCGTCAACAAGCGAAGCTGGAAAAACACATTGCCCAGTACCTGGCCCAGCTTGATGAGGGTGATGCACAAGACGCGCAAGAGACGATTGACCGGGCAGCGGTGAAACAGGCGCTACGCCAGCTACAGGATCGCCATGCCGATAACTTGACCGTAAAAGCGCTGATGGAGGCGCAGGGCCTGGAACAGTTCGTCGAAGGCGAAGCGGATGCCAAGAAGATGCGCTGCTCAGGCAAGAGCCCTTGCGTGGCCTACAACGTGCAGAGCGCTGTCGATGCCGAGCATGGCCTGATCGTGCATCACGAAGTGACCAGTGACTGCACCGACAACCAGCAGTTGGAGCCGATGGCCAAAGCGACTCAGGCGGTTCTGCAGCAGCCTGAGCTGACGGTCACGGCTGATGCTGGTTATTCCAACGGGGCGCAGTTTCAGGCCTGCGAAGAAGCGGGCATTACGGCTTTCGTCCCCGTGAATCGCGCGCCCAACAACCAGGGCGGCGGCACGCTGTTTGTGCGTCAGGACTTCACTTACGATCCTGCGACCGACAGTTTCCAATGTCCTGCGGGTAAGACCCTGTCGCTCAAACAGCTCAATCGTGGCACTCGCCTTTACGCAGCCCGTGCCGAGGACTGCGGGAACTGCCCATTAAAAGCCAAGTGCACACAGGCCCAACGGCGTCATATCAGCCGCCATCCCAACGAAGAGGCGTTCGCGCGGATGGAGAAACGACTCGAAACTCACCCTGAGATGATGGGACGGCGACGAGCAATCGTCGAGCACCCTTTTGGCAATCTCAAACAATGGATTCTGGGCAACGGTCGTTTTCTAGTGCGCCATTTCAGCGGGGTGAGAGCTGAGATGGCGATGGCCGTGCAAGCCTACAACCTCAAACGTGCTATTTCGGTACTCGGGGCGCGCCGCATGATCGAGCTACTGACCTGA
- a CDS encoding BatD family protein, with translation MKPLLFLFLLLLAGQASAEAFFASVDRTRLSEGETVVLTLESTDPTRFGRPDLSPLEQDFEILGSRQVNRLSSIGDTPRASTRWILTLQPRRSGEVIIPAIRLENAETLPITLNVEAAVSAGNGEQLAPVFIDASLDQENVYVQAQAVLTLRIYHSVSMYDDSSLTPLRIADARVEQLGEPRTYEKSIGGVLHGVIELQYAIYPQRSGQLVIPGQTFSATLVDRSRSNDFLPFGPRAGKVSRVKSPDIPLQVKPKPADYPADVPWLPARALGLAETWSPQPETSQVGDSLTRRLILKVDGLSSAQLPPLPATQVDGLRRYPDQPQMNDQKSENGIVGTREEREALVPNRSGSFDLPPLEVLWWNTQTDTLERTTLSARTLQVAENPQLQNDEQPNTPMVTTQVIEGPELWPWQLACAVLSLTTLLGFGLWWHARRQPAIQRAAQSGPSPRTLLDDIKRACQAGDAQATRHALDAWARQQPETLADMAARYVPLSDALDGLNGALYSEVGQQWQGEELWKAIRNLPAAQEPSAAPQESSALPPLYPR, from the coding sequence ATGAAGCCTCTGCTCTTCCTGTTTCTTCTACTGCTCGCCGGACAGGCCAGCGCCGAGGCTTTTTTTGCCAGCGTCGACCGTACCCGCCTGAGCGAAGGTGAGACGGTGGTATTGACGCTGGAGTCGACCGATCCGACCCGCTTCGGCCGCCCCGACCTGAGCCCACTGGAGCAGGATTTCGAGATTCTCGGCAGCCGTCAGGTCAATCGCCTGAGCAGCATCGGTGATACGCCACGCGCCAGCACGCGCTGGATCCTCACCCTGCAGCCACGGCGCAGCGGGGAAGTGATCATCCCGGCGATCCGCCTGGAAAACGCCGAAACCCTGCCGATCACGCTGAACGTCGAAGCAGCCGTCAGCGCCGGCAACGGCGAACAGCTGGCACCGGTATTCATCGATGCCAGCCTCGATCAGGAGAACGTCTACGTCCAGGCCCAGGCCGTGCTGACCCTGCGCATCTACCACTCGGTGTCCATGTACGACGACAGCAGCCTGACGCCGCTGCGTATCGCCGATGCCCGGGTCGAACAACTGGGCGAACCGCGCACCTACGAAAAAAGCATCGGCGGCGTGCTGCATGGCGTGATCGAACTGCAATACGCCATCTATCCGCAACGAAGCGGACAACTGGTGATCCCCGGACAGACCTTCAGCGCCACCCTGGTCGACCGCTCGCGCAGCAACGACTTCCTGCCTTTCGGGCCGCGTGCCGGCAAGGTCTCGCGGGTCAAGTCGCCGGACATTCCGCTGCAGGTCAAACCCAAGCCGGCCGACTACCCGGCTGACGTGCCCTGGCTACCGGCGCGCGCCCTGGGCCTGGCGGAAACCTGGAGCCCGCAACCGGAAACCAGCCAGGTCGGCGACTCACTGACTCGCCGTCTGATTCTCAAGGTCGACGGTCTGTCCAGCGCGCAACTGCCGCCACTGCCGGCGACCCAGGTCGACGGCCTGCGGCGTTACCCGGATCAGCCGCAGATGAACGATCAGAAAAGCGAGAACGGCATCGTCGGCACCCGCGAGGAGCGCGAAGCGCTGGTACCCAATCGCAGCGGCAGTTTCGATCTGCCGCCCTTGGAAGTGTTGTGGTGGAACACCCAGACCGACACGCTGGAACGCACCACCCTCTCCGCCCGTACGCTGCAGGTCGCGGAAAATCCGCAACTGCAGAACGATGAACAACCCAATACGCCGATGGTGACGACCCAGGTGATCGAGGGGCCGGAATTGTGGCCCTGGCAGTTGGCCTGCGCAGTGCTGAGCCTGACCACGCTGCTCGGCTTCGGCTTGTGGTGGCATGCCCGCCGGCAACCGGCGATCCAGCGCGCGGCGCAGAGTGGCCCGAGCCCGCGCACGCTGCTCGACGACATCAAGCGCGCCTGCCAGGCCGGCGATGCCCAGGCCACTCGTCACGCACTCGACGCCTGGGCTCGCCAACAACCGGAAACCCTCGCCGATATGGCCGCACGCTACGTGCCGCTGTCGGACGCCCTGGACGGTCTCAACGGCGCGCTGTACAGCGAAGTTGGCCAGCAATGGCAAGGCGAGGAGCTGTGGAAGGCGATTCGCAACCTGCCCGCCGCACAGGAGCCAAGCGCAGCGCCGCAGGAAAGCAGCGCGCTGCCGCCGCTGTATCCTCGCTAG
- a CDS encoding VWA domain-containing protein → MSLLWTEWLRPLWLLALPVLAWLLWRLWHRERQSGRWQLLLPAAFHQALLKGGSGRSSKLPWLALGLAWLLAVLALLGPSWQRVEQSNQKPADPLVVLLELTPQMLATDGRPNRLEQALRKLLDLLEARRDAQTAIIVYAGSAHSLVPLSDDLATSRNLLEALKPSLMPEPGRRADLAVARALQLLDQAQLGQGRLLLISSALDAEERSGIQLALEKRSLPLLILGVGSREGAPVAQEDGSFLKDSRGAILIPRLDARGLQEAAENHGGRYASMRLDDEDLRRLGLLDSPQTMRAAGEPTQLDSHVDQGYWLLLPLLLLAACAGRRGWLFCLPLLLLLPPQSSHAFGLDDLWLRPDQQGQRLLQAQRPAEAAQRFVDPQWQGKALYEAGDYSAAAERFATGDSAADHYNRGNALAKAGELEAALDAYDQALERQPELAAAQHNKALVEDALRQRENQQQPDNGAADEPQEASDEQQQADESSPGQPAENPAAQPAKPGSLGENGDTNEAPGNASGAGQDDVQSGSGRETPDAAEPVEPPRTAADLGTAAERQQALEQWLRQIPDDPAELLRRKFWYEQQQRQDSNR, encoded by the coding sequence ATGAGCCTGCTCTGGACGGAGTGGCTGCGCCCACTGTGGCTGCTGGCACTGCCTGTATTGGCTTGGTTGCTCTGGCGCCTGTGGCATCGCGAGCGGCAAAGCGGGCGCTGGCAACTGTTGCTGCCGGCAGCGTTTCATCAGGCGCTGCTCAAGGGCGGCAGCGGCCGCTCCAGCAAGCTGCCCTGGCTGGCGCTCGGTCTGGCCTGGCTACTGGCTGTGCTGGCGCTGCTCGGCCCCAGCTGGCAGCGCGTCGAGCAGAGCAACCAGAAGCCCGCCGACCCGCTGGTGGTGCTGCTCGAACTGACACCGCAGATGCTCGCCACCGACGGCCGCCCGAACCGTCTCGAGCAGGCGCTACGCAAGTTGCTCGATCTGCTCGAAGCGCGGCGCGATGCGCAGACAGCGATCATCGTTTACGCAGGCAGCGCGCACAGCCTGGTGCCGCTGTCCGATGACCTGGCCACCAGCCGTAATTTGCTCGAAGCGCTGAAGCCCTCGCTGATGCCCGAGCCGGGTCGCCGTGCCGACCTGGCCGTGGCGCGTGCACTGCAACTGCTCGATCAGGCACAACTGGGCCAGGGTCGCCTGCTGTTGATCAGCAGCGCCCTCGATGCCGAGGAGCGCAGCGGCATCCAACTCGCGCTGGAGAAACGCTCGCTGCCGCTGCTGATTCTCGGCGTGGGCAGTCGCGAAGGCGCACCGGTGGCACAGGAAGATGGCAGCTTCCTCAAGGATTCGCGCGGCGCCATTCTGATTCCCCGCCTCGATGCACGCGGCCTGCAGGAGGCCGCAGAGAACCACGGTGGCCGCTACGCCTCCATGCGCCTGGACGATGAAGACCTGCGTCGCCTGGGCCTGCTCGATAGCCCGCAGACCATGCGCGCTGCCGGCGAGCCAACGCAGCTCGACAGCCATGTCGACCAGGGCTACTGGCTGTTGCTGCCCCTGCTGTTGCTCGCCGCCTGTGCCGGACGTCGCGGCTGGCTGTTCTGCCTGCCCCTGCTGCTGCTGCTGCCACCGCAAAGCAGCCACGCCTTCGGACTCGACGACCTCTGGCTGCGCCCCGACCAACAGGGCCAGCGCCTGCTGCAGGCACAACGCCCGGCCGAGGCCGCGCAGCGCTTCGTCGATCCACAGTGGCAGGGCAAGGCACTCTATGAGGCCGGGGACTATTCCGCCGCCGCCGAGCGCTTCGCCACCGGCGACAGCGCCGCCGATCACTACAATCGCGGCAATGCCCTGGCCAAGGCGGGCGAACTGGAAGCCGCGCTGGACGCTTATGACCAGGCGCTGGAGCGTCAACCGGAACTGGCCGCCGCGCAGCACAACAAGGCACTGGTGGAAGATGCCCTGCGCCAGCGCGAAAATCAGCAGCAACCCGACAATGGCGCCGCTGACGAGCCGCAGGAAGCTTCCGACGAGCAACAGCAGGCGGATGAGTCATCACCCGGCCAGCCTGCCGAAAACCCTGCAGCACAACCTGCCAAGCCAGGTAGCCTGGGCGAGAACGGCGACACTAACGAGGCACCGGGCAACGCCAGCGGCGCCGGCCAAGATGATGTCCAGTCTGGCAGTGGCCGTGAAACACCGGATGCTGCCGAGCCCGTCGAGCCACCCCGCACGGCAGCCGATCTGGGCACTGCGGCCGAACGCCAGCAAGCGCTGGAACAATGGCTGCGGCAAATACCGGATGACCCGGCCGAATTGCTGCGGCGCAAATTCTGGTATGAACAGCAACAGCGTCAGGACTCCAACCGATGA
- a CDS encoding vWA domain-containing protein → MFEFAWPWVFLLAPLPWLLRLLLPPADSGDAALRVSFLDELQAMSGRRARAALPSWRQQAPLVLLWALLLCAAARPQWVGEPLPLPASGRDLLLAVDVSGSMDYADMQWDEEPISRLELVKRLLGDFIEGRRGDRVGLILFGSQAYLQAPLTFDRHTVRTWLDEAVIGIAGKNTAIGDAIGLAVKRLRQRPAQSRVLVLITDGANNGGEIDPMVAAQLAADEGVRIYAIGIGADPQQSAALGNFGFSALDLDETSLRAITDVTGGEYFRARNQAELEQIERTLDRLEPVAQQPTLARPAQALYAWPLALALLGSLLLVGQVLWPDLLQRLRRRA, encoded by the coding sequence ATGTTTGAGTTCGCCTGGCCCTGGGTCTTTCTGCTGGCGCCGCTGCCCTGGCTGCTGCGTTTGCTGCTACCGCCCGCCGACAGTGGCGATGCGGCGTTGCGCGTCAGCTTTCTTGACGAGCTGCAAGCCATGAGCGGTCGCCGCGCCCGCGCCGCCCTGCCCAGCTGGCGTCAGCAAGCACCGCTGGTACTGCTCTGGGCGCTGCTGCTATGTGCCGCCGCACGGCCGCAATGGGTCGGTGAGCCGCTGCCATTGCCAGCCAGTGGCCGCGACCTGCTGCTGGCGGTGGACGTCTCCGGCTCGATGGATTACGCCGACATGCAGTGGGACGAAGAACCGATCAGCCGCCTGGAACTGGTCAAGCGCCTGCTCGGCGACTTCATCGAAGGCCGCAGGGGTGATCGCGTCGGCCTGATCCTGTTCGGCAGCCAGGCCTATCTGCAGGCACCACTGACCTTCGACCGCCACACGGTACGCACCTGGCTGGACGAAGCCGTGATCGGCATCGCCGGCAAGAATACCGCCATCGGCGATGCCATCGGCCTGGCGGTCAAACGCCTGCGCCAGCGCCCGGCGCAGAGCCGCGTGCTTGTGCTGATCACCGATGGCGCCAACAACGGCGGCGAGATCGATCCGATGGTCGCCGCGCAACTGGCCGCCGATGAAGGCGTGCGCATCTATGCCATCGGCATCGGTGCCGATCCGCAGCAAAGCGCTGCACTCGGCAACTTCGGCTTCAGCGCCCTGGATCTGGACGAAACCAGCCTGCGCGCGATTACCGACGTCACCGGTGGCGAGTATTTCCGTGCACGCAATCAGGCCGAGCTGGAGCAGATCGAACGAACCCTCGATCGCCTCGAACCGGTCGCCCAGCAACCCACCCTGGCCCGCCCGGCCCAGGCGCTCTATGCCTGGCCGCTGGCGCTGGCGCTACTCGGCTCACTGCTGCTGGTGGGCCAGGTACTCTGGCCCGACTTGCTACAGCGGCTGCGGAGGCGCGCATGA
- a CDS encoding DUF4381 domain-containing protein, protein MNPLDQLQPLIDPPPVPWWPPAPGWWLLAVLLPLLAWGLWRLLRNWQQRPRKVTTEQALDPLRQAALDELSRLSKPYDGAPAGPWLQQLNALLKRLCRERYPDSASHTLSNRAWLAFLDNRCPAAGLTRWMILVDGSYKPQCPLSDKAIAELDQAIAIWIRKHV, encoded by the coding sequence ATGAATCCCCTCGACCAGTTGCAGCCGCTGATCGACCCGCCGCCGGTGCCCTGGTGGCCACCGGCACCGGGCTGGTGGTTGCTCGCCGTGCTCCTGCCACTGCTGGCTTGGGGCCTGTGGCGCCTGCTGCGTAACTGGCAGCAACGCCCGCGCAAGGTGACAACGGAGCAGGCGCTCGACCCACTGCGCCAGGCAGCGCTCGATGAGCTGTCGCGCCTGAGCAAACCCTACGATGGCGCTCCGGCGGGCCCCTGGCTGCAGCAGCTCAACGCCCTGCTCAAACGCCTGTGCCGCGAACGCTACCCGGACAGCGCCAGCCATACCCTGAGCAACCGCGCCTGGTTGGCGTTTCTCGACAACCGCTGCCCGGCAGCCGGCCTGACCCGCTGGATGATCCTTGTCGACGGCAGTTACAAACCGCAGTGCCCCCTGAGCGACAAGGCCATTGCGGAGCTTGATCAGGCCATCGCCATCTGGATTCGCAAACATGTTTGA